In Gossypium arboreum isolate Shixiya-1 chromosome 6, ASM2569848v2, whole genome shotgun sequence, the following are encoded in one genomic region:
- the LOC108484225 gene encoding probable caffeoyl-CoA O-methyltransferase At4g26220 isoform X1 — translation MARQVSCETRNNLRGMDNEKKRSAIFSKGLLQSGELYQYLLETNVYPREPELLKELRDMTATHPRAIMATAPDAGQLIAMLLKLINAKRTIEVGVFTGYSLLRTALTIPEDGKIVAIDMNREAYEIGLPVIRKAGVENKIEFIESEALPVLDQLLEDPGNENGFDFAFIDADKINYWKYHERLMKLVKVGGIVVYDNTLWAGSVAMPEECTPEILREGRQRTLEFNKLLAADPRVEISLAPLGDGITICRRMH, via the exons GAACAATTTGAGAGGTATGGATAATGAAAAGAAAAGATCAGCAATTTTCAGCAAGGGGTTATTGCAAAGTGGAGAACTGTATCAG TATTTATTAGAGACTAATGTGTATCCACGTGAACCGGAGCTGTTGAAAGAGCTAAGGGATATGACTGCTACCCACCCAAG GGCTATAATGGCTACTGCACCTGATGCAGGGCAGCTAATTGCCATGCTCTTGAAGCTTATAAATGCGAAAAGGACAATTGAAGTCGGAGTTTTCACCGGATACTCCCTTCTCCGTACTGCTCTTACAATCCCAGAGGATGGCAAG ATTGTAGCGATAGATATGAATCGAGAGGCATATGAGATAGGGTTACCAGTTATCAGAAAAGCCGGTGTCGAGAACAAAATCGAATTCATAGAGTCAGAAGCTTTGCCGGTCCTTGACCAGCTCCTTGAAGAT CCTGGAAATGAAAACGGCTTCGACTTTGCTTTTATTGATGCCGACAAGATCAATTACTGGAAGTATCACGAGAGGTTGATGAAATTGGTGAAGGTTGGTGGGATTGTTGTGTATGATAACACACTGTGGGCGGGATCAGTTGCAATGCCGGAAGAGTGCACTCCAGAGATACTGAGAGAGGGCAGACAAAGAACACTGGAATTTAACAAGTTGCTGGCAGCGGATCCTCGTGTCGAAATTTCGCTTGCTCCATTAGGTGATGGGATCACAATCTGTAGGCGTATGCACTGA
- the LOC108484225 gene encoding probable caffeoyl-CoA O-methyltransferase At4g26220 isoform X2, whose amino-acid sequence MDNEKKRSAIFSKGLLQSGELYQYLLETNVYPREPELLKELRDMTATHPRAIMATAPDAGQLIAMLLKLINAKRTIEVGVFTGYSLLRTALTIPEDGKIVAIDMNREAYEIGLPVIRKAGVENKIEFIESEALPVLDQLLEDPGNENGFDFAFIDADKINYWKYHERLMKLVKVGGIVVYDNTLWAGSVAMPEECTPEILREGRQRTLEFNKLLAADPRVEISLAPLGDGITICRRMH is encoded by the exons ATGGATAATGAAAAGAAAAGATCAGCAATTTTCAGCAAGGGGTTATTGCAAAGTGGAGAACTGTATCAG TATTTATTAGAGACTAATGTGTATCCACGTGAACCGGAGCTGTTGAAAGAGCTAAGGGATATGACTGCTACCCACCCAAG GGCTATAATGGCTACTGCACCTGATGCAGGGCAGCTAATTGCCATGCTCTTGAAGCTTATAAATGCGAAAAGGACAATTGAAGTCGGAGTTTTCACCGGATACTCCCTTCTCCGTACTGCTCTTACAATCCCAGAGGATGGCAAG ATTGTAGCGATAGATATGAATCGAGAGGCATATGAGATAGGGTTACCAGTTATCAGAAAAGCCGGTGTCGAGAACAAAATCGAATTCATAGAGTCAGAAGCTTTGCCGGTCCTTGACCAGCTCCTTGAAGAT CCTGGAAATGAAAACGGCTTCGACTTTGCTTTTATTGATGCCGACAAGATCAATTACTGGAAGTATCACGAGAGGTTGATGAAATTGGTGAAGGTTGGTGGGATTGTTGTGTATGATAACACACTGTGGGCGGGATCAGTTGCAATGCCGGAAGAGTGCACTCCAGAGATACTGAGAGAGGGCAGACAAAGAACACTGGAATTTAACAAGTTGCTGGCAGCGGATCCTCGTGTCGAAATTTCGCTTGCTCCATTAGGTGATGGGATCACAATCTGTAGGCGTATGCACTGA
- the LOC108486684 gene encoding F-box/LRR-repeat protein At4g29420 — MVVIPFETIPTPSIQLSCLIFPFPLQFFSMDDLPSSLVVDILSRLTDSADVARCRVASKTLNSLTREVRSLNLLCTLSRYLKSRSPETKDHVTPFKAIFNNLVGQAPCLNSISVGVDKSLRNISYDDVDDESDDLYLTDVGFVKEWLPKVCGDLGKLSISDFWIQSCWRKSQILSLISSCCNGLMELEVKNAWLSVDGLNPMTRLTSLTLEFIRLEDEDLNKVNECFPSLQVLNLVGVGGLKDPKIHLLHLKSCLWTVSNAPLSLTIFAPNLVKLRLKCIKPKSLVLDTPLLSDFHLSVEEASDFRVKEFHNLGNLHLESSSLCCLLDMFPSGKSVRKLTVNSLKWTATIKFRLEAVFDVFPNATYLNIGPGAWCEAENCFRKGGLEDRNALKELREIVANLVVYDIEVTLSFIFSILDKCTKLSDMALLFHPKGDYKLARSLIPRCTAYCPRVKWRWGIREGPKDTWVSVGM, encoded by the exons ATGGTAGTAATACCGTTTGAAACAATTCCAACACCTTCCATTCAGCTGTCTTGTcttattttcccttttcctcTTCAATTTTTCTCAATGGATGATCTTCCCTCATCTCTTGTCGTTGATATCCTCAGTCGTCTCACTGATTCTGCCGACGTTGCTCGGTGCCGAGTCGCCTCCAAAACACTCAACTCTCTCACTCGCGAGGTCCGTTCCCTTAACCTCCTCTGCACCTTGTCTCGCTACCTCAAATCCCGCTCGCCGGAGACCAAGGACCACGTCACTCCTTTCAAGGCAATCTTTAATAACCTTGTCGGCCAGGCTCCCTGTCTTAACTCAATCTCAGTTGGAGTCGATAAATCGCTCAGGAATATCTCGTATGACGACGTGGATGACGAGTCGGATGATTTGTATTTGACTGATGTGGGGTTCGTCAAGGAGTGGTTGCCCAAGGTTTGCGGCGACCTAGGGAAGCTATCGATTTCGGATTTTTGGATACAGTCTTGCTGGAGGAAATCTCAGATTTTGAGCTTGATTTCTTCTTGTT GCAATGGTCTTATGGAGCTAGAGGTGAAGAATGCTTGGCTCTCGGTTGATGGATTAAATCCAATGACTAGGCTAACAAGTTTGACACTTGAATTTATTAGACTTGAAGATGAGGACCTAAACAAAGTTAATGAATGTTTTCCTTCTCTTCAAGTTCTAAACTTGGTTGGCGTTGGAGGACTTAAAGATCCCAAGATTCATCTCTTGCATCTTAAATCATGCTTGTGGACGGTGTCAAATGCTCCTCTGTCTCTGACTATCTTTGCTCCCAACCTCGTGAAGCTCAGGCTAAAATGTATCAAGCCGAAATCTCTTGTTCTCGACACGCCATTGTTGTCAGATTTCCATCTTTCGGTCGAGGAAGCATCTGATTTTAGAGTGAAAGAGTTCCATAATTTGGGAAACCTTCACCTTGAATCTTCGAGTCTTTGCTGCCTCCTTGACATGTTTCCATCTGGTAAATCAGTTAGGAAGCTGACAGTGAATTCTCTCAAATGGACTGCAACAATTAAATTTCGCTTGGAAGCAGTGTTTGATGTGTTTCCGAATGCAACATATCTTAATATAGGCCCTGGGGCTTGGTGTGAAGCCGAGAATTGCTTTCGGAAAGGAGGTTTGGAAGATAGGAATGCATTGAAGGAGTTGAGAGAGATAGTGGCAAATTTAGTTGTGTATGATATTGAAGTTACCCTTTCGTTTATATTCTCTATCTTGGATAAATGCACCAAGTTATCAGACATGGCATTACTCTTTCACCCTAAAGGAGATTATAAACTTGCTAGAAGTCTCATCCCTAGGTGTACAGCTTATTGTCCAAGAGTAAAATGGAGATGGGGAATACGGGAAGGGCCAAAAGACACCTGGGTCTCTGTTGGAATGTAA
- the LOC108486685 gene encoding 60S ribosomal protein L28-2 → MATVPGQLIWEIVKRNNCFLVKEFGRGTAGIQFSKESNNLYNLNSYKHSGLANKKTVTVQPGGKDQSVLLATTKTKKQNKPASVLHKSVMRKEFPRMAKAVVNQVVDNHYRPDLKKAALARLSAVNRSLKVAKSGVKKRNRQAVRIRGRK, encoded by the exons ATGGCGACGGTTCCAGGACAGTTGATTTGGGAGATCGTGAAGAGAAACAACTGTTTCTTGGTGAAGGAGTTCGGTCGAGGCACCGCCGGCATTCAGTTCAGTAAGGAGAGCAACAATCTCTACAATCTTAACTCTTACAAGCACTCTG gtctTGCTAACAAGAAGACTGTAACTGTTCAGCCTGGTGGGAAGGATCAATCAGTGTTACTTGCCACCACAAAGACTAAGAAGCAGAACAAACCTGCAAGTGTGCTTCATAAATCTGTTATGAGAAAAGAGTTTCCTAGGATGGCTAAGGCTGTTGTCAACCAG GTTGTAGATAATCACTACCGACCGGACTTGAAGAAGGCAGCCCTTGCAAGACTTAGTGCTGTCAACAGGAGCCTGAAGGTAGCCAAATCTGGGGTCAAGAAGAGGAACAGACAGGCAGTTAGGATCCGTGGCAGGAAGTGA